In a genomic window of Allomeiothermus silvanus DSM 9946:
- the leuC gene encoding 3-isopropylmalate dehydratase large subunit — MGKSLYEKVWEAHTVRTLPNGQTQLFIDTHLIHEVTSPQAFGMLKDLGLRVRFPKRTFATVDHIVPTHSLAEPFADPQADEMIRKLRENVQEYGITFFDVTSGQQGIVHVIGPEQGITQPGMTIACGDSHTSTHGAFGAIAFGIGTTQVRDVLATQTLAMGKLKVRRINVEGKLQPGVYAKDVILHIIKVLGVNGGLGYAYEYGGSVFDNFSMEERMTVCNMSIEGGARCGYVNPDQTTFDYLKGRPYAPQGAEWDKAVERWRALASDPDAHYDDVVHIRAEDIAPTVTWGINPGQGCAITDRVPDPALYPESERAGLEEALRHMKLRPGQPIQGVKVDVAFLGSCTNGRISDFREVAKYLKGRKVAKGVRAIAVPGSQVVAKQCEEEGIADIFREAGFEWRGAGCSMCLAMNPDKLVGDELCASSSNRNFKGRQGSATGRTVLMSPVMVAAAAVTGVISDAREVFGVSDLVSA; from the coding sequence ATGGGAAAAAGCTTGTACGAAAAGGTTTGGGAAGCCCACACGGTGAGAACCCTGCCCAACGGGCAGACCCAGCTCTTCATCGACACCCACCTGATCCACGAGGTGACCTCGCCCCAGGCCTTCGGTATGCTTAAAGACCTGGGGCTTCGGGTGCGCTTTCCCAAGCGCACCTTCGCCACCGTGGACCACATCGTGCCTACTCACAGCCTGGCAGAGCCCTTCGCCGATCCCCAGGCCGACGAGATGATCCGGAAACTGCGGGAGAACGTGCAAGAGTACGGCATCACCTTCTTCGACGTCACCAGCGGCCAGCAGGGCATCGTGCACGTGATCGGGCCGGAGCAGGGCATCACCCAGCCGGGCATGACCATCGCCTGCGGTGACTCCCACACCTCGACCCACGGGGCCTTCGGGGCCATCGCCTTCGGGATCGGGACAACCCAGGTGAGGGACGTCTTGGCGACGCAGACCCTGGCCATGGGCAAGCTCAAGGTGCGGCGCATCAACGTCGAGGGGAAGCTGCAGCCTGGGGTATACGCCAAAGACGTGATTCTGCACATCATCAAGGTGTTGGGCGTCAACGGGGGCTTGGGCTACGCCTACGAGTACGGCGGCAGCGTCTTCGATAACTTCAGCATGGAAGAGCGCATGACCGTTTGCAACATGAGCATCGAAGGTGGTGCGCGCTGCGGCTACGTCAACCCCGACCAGACTACCTTCGATTACCTTAAAGGTCGCCCCTACGCCCCCCAGGGGGCCGAGTGGGACAAAGCAGTGGAGCGCTGGCGGGCTTTGGCCTCTGACCCCGATGCCCACTACGACGACGTAGTACACATCCGCGCCGAGGATATCGCCCCCACCGTGACCTGGGGTATCAACCCGGGGCAGGGCTGCGCCATCACCGACCGCGTACCCGACCCCGCCCTGTACCCCGAGTCCGAGCGGGCAGGGCTCGAGGAAGCGCTGCGGCACATGAAGCTCCGGCCCGGCCAACCCATCCAGGGCGTGAAGGTAGATGTAGCCTTCCTGGGAAGCTGCACTAACGGCCGTATCTCTGACTTCCGCGAGGTAGCGAAGTACCTCAAGGGGCGCAAGGTGGCCAAAGGCGTGCGGGCCATCGCGGTGCCGGGTTCGCAGGTGGTGGCCAAACAGTGCGAAGAGGAAGGCATCGCCGATATTTTCCGTGAGGCGGGCTTCGAGTGGCGCGGCGCAGGCTGCTCCATGTGCCTGGCGATGAATCCGGACAAACTTGTAGGCGACGAGCTATGCGCCTCCTCCTCCAACCGCAACTTCAAGGGCCGGCAGGGATCAGCCACCGGTCGCACGGTGCTGATGAGCCCGGTGATGGTAGCCGCAGCGGCGGTGACGGGCGTGATCAGCGACGCGCGCGAGGTGTTCGGAGTGAGCGATCTGGTAAGCGCCTGA
- a CDS encoding S1C family serine protease — MRRGLVWGLVAVYLALWVVGIEVQRHAQIPLSAQQIQASLDKVYEQSRAASVRIETIPEGIGSGFFISSDGYVMTAYHVIEGAKVLNVRTARDEVLRAEVVGYDEPRDLAILRVRPSRAVPFLELETQRALQPRDLVLSIGNSRGDFIAPRPGIVTQLDRTLSPFFPAGLVASTMQLAPGDSGGPILNDRGKVVAIAVAIGRDENGFSSYGAPIVGLEGRIGELKAGAKRSWPYVGLNLAELSAQDIQELGLDAPPGVIFSRVLPGSAAERAGLEPTTLAITRGGQVVGQVGDIILEIDGHRVLTANEFAALVRAKEVGDKITLTVRRPSGKVEQIPIVLGPNPSQANQ, encoded by the coding sequence ATGCGACGTGGGCTGGTGTGGGGTCTGGTGGCCGTTTACCTGGCGTTGTGGGTGGTGGGCATCGAGGTACAGCGGCACGCGCAGATACCGCTAAGCGCACAGCAGATCCAGGCCAGCCTCGACAAGGTGTACGAACAGTCCCGCGCCGCCTCGGTGCGCATTGAGACCATCCCCGAGGGAATCGGCTCAGGGTTTTTCATCAGCAGCGACGGCTACGTGATGACCGCCTATCACGTAATCGAGGGGGCCAAGGTGCTCAACGTACGTACCGCTCGCGACGAGGTGCTGCGGGCCGAGGTGGTCGGCTACGACGAGCCCCGAGACCTGGCCATCCTCAGGGTCAGGCCGAGCCGGGCCGTACCTTTCCTCGAGTTGGAGACCCAGCGAGCCTTGCAACCCCGGGACCTGGTGCTTAGCATCGGAAACTCCCGCGGGGATTTCATCGCCCCCCGACCCGGCATAGTAACCCAACTAGACCGCACCCTCTCCCCCTTCTTCCCCGCCGGGTTGGTAGCTTCGACCATGCAGCTGGCCCCGGGGGATTCGGGCGGACCGATCCTCAACGACCGGGGGAAGGTGGTGGCCATCGCAGTGGCAATTGGCCGCGACGAGAACGGCTTCTCGAGCTACGGAGCCCCGATCGTGGGGCTTGAGGGACGCATCGGGGAACTCAAGGCGGGAGCGAAGCGCAGCTGGCCTTATGTGGGCTTGAACCTGGCCGAGCTGAGCGCCCAGGATATCCAGGAGCTAGGCCTCGACGCGCCGCCGGGGGTGATCTTCTCACGAGTACTCCCGGGTAGCGCCGCCGAGCGGGCTGGGCTCGAGCCCACCACGCTAGCCATCACGCGAGGGGGGCAAGTAGTAGGCCAGGTGGGAGATATTATCCTCGAGATCGACGGGCACAGGGTGCTTACCGCTAACGAGTTCGCTGCCCTGGTACGGGCGAAAGAGGTCGGGGACAAAATCACGCTCACCGTTCGGCGGCCTAGCGGCAAAGTCGAGCAAATCCCCATCGTCCTGGGCCCCAACCCGAGCCAGGCCAACCAATAA
- the trpS gene encoding tryptophan--tRNA ligase codes for MKRVLSGIQPTGEIHIGNWLGAIVNYVELGRKLGREALYCIVDYHAMTNPLAYEKELLAQRTFEAALVNIAAGLDPEKVTLFVQSHVPEHTELSWVFTNITPVGDLQRMTQYKDKAAKLESVGAGLLMYPVLQAADILIYKADTVPVGEDQIQHLELSREIARRFNTLFGETFPEPTAYLNPDAPRVPGIDGKAKMSKSTGNTIGLLEDPQSVWEKIRLLPDDPARIRLADPGDPERSVVFKFLPYFAPKEMVEVLKEEHRRAGIGTLAIKQILFDQYMKATRPIRERAEWLRQNPEYVLDGLEDGARRARQIAQATMQEVREKIGLLRLEAKRQRDRV; via the coding sequence GTGAAACGCGTGCTTTCAGGCATTCAACCCACGGGCGAAATCCACATCGGTAATTGGCTGGGAGCCATTGTCAATTATGTGGAATTGGGAAGGAAGTTAGGTCGCGAGGCTCTTTACTGCATCGTCGACTACCACGCCATGACCAACCCGCTGGCCTACGAAAAAGAACTCCTGGCTCAGCGCACGTTCGAAGCCGCTTTGGTCAACATCGCCGCTGGGCTGGACCCTGAGAAGGTCACCCTATTCGTTCAGTCCCATGTTCCCGAGCATACCGAACTCTCCTGGGTCTTCACCAACATCACGCCGGTGGGGGACCTCCAGCGTATGACGCAGTACAAGGACAAGGCGGCTAAGCTCGAGTCCGTGGGAGCCGGACTCCTCATGTACCCGGTGCTGCAGGCTGCGGACATCCTGATCTACAAAGCCGACACCGTCCCCGTAGGCGAGGACCAGATCCAACACCTCGAGCTTTCGCGCGAGATCGCCCGCCGCTTTAACACCCTCTTTGGGGAAACATTCCCAGAACCTACCGCTTATCTGAATCCCGACGCTCCCCGAGTCCCCGGAATCGACGGGAAAGCCAAGATGAGCAAATCGACAGGGAATACCATCGGCCTTTTGGAAGATCCCCAGTCGGTGTGGGAGAAGATCCGCCTGCTGCCCGACGATCCAGCCCGCATCCGCCTGGCTGACCCTGGTGACCCCGAGCGCAGCGTGGTGTTCAAGTTCTTGCCCTACTTCGCCCCTAAAGAGATGGTTGAGGTGCTCAAAGAAGAACACCGCCGAGCGGGAATCGGCACGCTGGCCATCAAGCAAATCCTCTTCGACCAGTACATGAAAGCCACCCGGCCCATCCGCGAAAGGGCTGAGTGGCTGCGGCAAAACCCGGAGTATGTGCTAGACGGGCTCGAGGACGGAGCCCGGCGGGCTCGCCAGATCGCTCAGGCTACCATGCAAGAGGTACGGGAGAAGATCGGGCTGTTGCGGCTCGAGGCCAAACGGCAGAGGGATAGGGTCTGA
- a CDS encoding chromosome segregation protein ScpA: protein MSAVPGSFPPAFIHLEFPGFAGSALELVQAVKNGRVSASELPVLLLVEQAIAQVEARALQERSELLPILAELLLFKLRSRTRRPDPTSEEVWEDVEEQAGFLAALAALEEAVAFLEQRARERARILPVSPPPLPRDRRVRKLPLERLLEAARPFTRRVELVLEREAFGLREAWKRMQGFLQQVRRALFRQLPFTTWAEQTVGFAALLEAKKQGQVELYQEQNFGDLEIILREAKGQSTEQAAD, encoded by the coding sequence GTGAGCGCAGTTCCCGGCTCTTTCCCCCCGGCGTTCATCCACCTGGAGTTTCCTGGTTTTGCTGGGAGCGCCCTCGAGCTCGTCCAGGCGGTCAAGAACGGGCGCGTGTCAGCCTCGGAGTTGCCGGTGCTGCTTTTGGTCGAGCAGGCTATCGCCCAGGTTGAGGCTAGGGCTTTGCAGGAGCGCAGCGAGTTGCTCCCGATTCTGGCTGAGTTACTGCTCTTCAAGCTACGCTCGCGCACCCGCCGCCCCGACCCCACCTCCGAGGAGGTCTGGGAGGATGTCGAGGAACAAGCCGGATTCCTGGCGGCTTTGGCGGCGCTGGAAGAAGCGGTGGCCTTCCTCGAGCAAAGAGCCCGCGAGCGCGCGCGTATCCTGCCGGTCTCGCCGCCGCCGCTGCCCAGGGACCGGCGAGTGCGCAAACTGCCGCTCGAGCGCCTGTTGGAGGCCGCCCGTCCTTTTACCCGCCGGGTTGAGCTGGTCCTGGAACGAGAGGCGTTTGGGCTACGAGAAGCCTGGAAAAGGATGCAGGGCTTTTTACAGCAAGTACGCCGTGCGTTGTTCCGTCAACTTCCCTTTACTACCTGGGCCGAGCAGACCGTGGGCTTTGCGGCCCTGCTGGAGGCCAAGAAGCAGGGCCAAGTGGAGCTATACCAGGAGCAGAACTTCGGCGACTTGGAAATCATCCTGCGCGAAGCCAAAGGACAGTCCACCGAGCAGGCCGCCGACTGA
- a CDS encoding thiolase family protein produces the protein MREVFVISAVRTPIGKFGGALKDFSPVDLGAHAMKAALERGHVQGSDLDLYVFGQVLRAGHGQLPPRQAAFKAGIPASVDGYAVDMVCASGMQATANGALAIKNGDAELVLVGGMESMTQTGFYLSHRARWGYKYLAGAPEQLQDILQRDGLSDPFTGEAMGEQTERLAAEFGVRRAELDEVAWHSHLRAARAQEAGYFRAEMVPIEVKTRKGVEAFDKDEGVRPETTLESLSALRPAFKKEGVLTAGNASQISDGAAALLLASGEAVERHGLKPIARILGSAWAAGEPWRFPEAPIPAVKKLLSRLKLEISDFDLFENNEAFALNNILFHRLLGVPMDQLNIHGGAIAIGHPIGASGARILTTLIHALHTHHKRRGLAAICHGTGGSAVLAVEAIP, from the coding sequence ATGCGTGAAGTGTTCGTGATTTCCGCGGTTCGCACACCGATCGGCAAGTTCGGCGGGGCACTCAAAGACTTCTCCCCAGTTGACCTGGGGGCGCACGCCATGAAGGCGGCTTTGGAAAGAGGCCATGTGCAGGGATCCGACCTCGACCTGTACGTGTTCGGCCAAGTCCTGAGAGCCGGGCACGGGCAACTCCCGCCCCGCCAGGCCGCCTTCAAAGCGGGAATTCCGGCCAGCGTAGACGGTTACGCGGTGGACATGGTCTGCGCCTCGGGTATGCAGGCTACGGCCAACGGGGCGCTCGCCATCAAAAACGGGGATGCCGAGCTGGTGCTGGTGGGTGGTATGGAGAGTATGACCCAGACCGGGTTTTACCTCTCCCACCGGGCTCGCTGGGGCTACAAGTACCTGGCCGGGGCCCCCGAGCAACTCCAGGACATTCTCCAACGGGATGGCCTCTCCGACCCTTTCACCGGGGAGGCCATGGGTGAGCAGACCGAGCGGCTGGCAGCGGAGTTTGGGGTGCGCCGAGCTGAGCTCGATGAGGTGGCCTGGCACTCCCATCTGCGCGCAGCAAGAGCCCAGGAGGCTGGGTATTTCCGCGCGGAGATGGTGCCCATCGAGGTCAAGACCCGCAAGGGCGTAGAGGCCTTCGACAAGGACGAAGGGGTGCGCCCGGAGACCACGCTTGAGTCGTTGAGTGCGCTGCGCCCGGCCTTTAAGAAAGAGGGGGTACTCACCGCTGGGAACGCCTCGCAGATCTCCGACGGGGCGGCGGCCCTGTTGCTGGCCAGCGGCGAAGCCGTGGAGCGGCACGGCCTCAAACCGATCGCCCGCATTCTGGGATCCGCTTGGGCAGCGGGTGAGCCCTGGCGTTTCCCCGAGGCCCCCATCCCGGCGGTGAAGAAACTCTTGAGCAGGCTCAAGCTGGAGATCTCCGACTTCGATCTCTTTGAGAACAACGAAGCCTTCGCGCTTAACAATATCTTATTCCACCGCCTGCTGGGCGTGCCGATGGACCAGCTCAACATCCACGGCGGAGCTATCGCTATCGGTCACCCTATCGGGGCCAGCGGGGCGCGTATCCTCACCACCTTGATCCACGCCCTACATACCCATCACAAACGTCGGGGCCTAGCCGCGATCTGCCACGGCACGGGGGGCTCGGCAGTGCTGGCGGTCGAGGCGATTCCCTAG
- a CDS encoding DUF1648 domain-containing protein — protein MQFQIISTGSSLAQYPGCMARLLWGITSLLLIGLWVFSAIVYPQLPERIPAHFGGYGQVIRMDSRESFWFLPALVTFLVAVGFGLSRLVFAHPKLLNLPQKEKFLELSPPKQRRVLARLDAWIALLFGLLVLGFGYLQWTSYRVATGGQAGLPVGFWIFPLAVLTWVSWMVWDTARTARLETPR, from the coding sequence GTGCAGTTCCAGATTATCTCGACGGGCTCGAGCCTAGCTCAGTACCCTGGATGTATGGCCCGGCTGCTCTGGGGTATCACCAGCCTGCTGCTGATCGGTTTGTGGGTGTTCAGCGCTATAGTATACCCTCAGCTTCCCGAGCGGATTCCCGCTCATTTTGGAGGCTATGGTCAGGTGATCCGGATGGATAGCCGGGAGAGCTTCTGGTTCCTCCCGGCGCTCGTCACTTTCCTGGTGGCGGTAGGGTTCGGATTGTCCCGGTTAGTGTTTGCGCATCCGAAGCTGCTTAACTTGCCGCAAAAGGAGAAATTCCTCGAGCTGTCTCCACCCAAGCAGCGACGGGTACTGGCCCGGTTGGACGCTTGGATAGCCCTCCTTTTCGGGTTGCTGGTTTTGGGCTTCGGGTATCTTCAGTGGACGAGCTACCGGGTGGCGACCGGAGGGCAAGCGGGCCTACCGGTTGGGTTTTGGATTTTCCCGCTTGCCGTGTTGACATGGGTCAGCTGGATGGTCTGGGACACGGCTCGCACGGCGCGATTAGAAACACCGCGCTAG
- a CDS encoding prephenate dehydrogenase/arogenate dehydrogenase family protein: protein MKPVFAKVGIFGIGLLGGSVALGLRERFLAEEVHAYDADPSALEDALALGVVDRTHTGLGSWIEELDMGVLAAPVRALAELGQQVARFTRPDSLWTDVGSVKAPIVAALGPALPNFVGSHPMAGSEKAGVEAAHAGLLENAVWVLTPTAETRPEALERLRALVRNLGAYPMDLAPELHDRLVARVSHLPYLLAVGLNRMVAQDEHRDLLMFLAAGGFRDLTRVASGSPRMSRDMVVANRAALQGAIEDLRAILLELENQLEDPETLLATAEEAKRTRDALPIVKRSLLPVMNELVVQVPDKPGQIARVSTALGEAGINIKNFEVLAIRDEGGAIRMGFGSLEEREAAKKVLEGIGYKVR, encoded by the coding sequence ATGAAACCGGTCTTCGCTAAAGTCGGCATCTTCGGCATCGGGCTACTGGGGGGCTCGGTGGCGCTGGGCCTACGCGAGCGCTTTCTGGCTGAGGAGGTACACGCTTACGACGCCGACCCCAGCGCCCTCGAGGATGCCTTGGCCCTGGGGGTAGTGGACCGCACCCATACCGGGCTCGGTTCCTGGATCGAGGAACTCGACATGGGCGTTCTGGCGGCCCCAGTGCGGGCCTTGGCGGAACTCGGCCAGCAAGTGGCCCGCTTCACCCGGCCCGATAGCCTGTGGACCGATGTGGGCAGCGTCAAGGCCCCCATCGTAGCCGCGCTGGGCCCGGCGCTACCTAACTTTGTGGGCTCTCACCCCATGGCCGGAAGCGAGAAGGCGGGGGTGGAGGCGGCCCACGCTGGGCTCCTGGAGAACGCAGTATGGGTACTAACCCCCACCGCCGAGACCAGACCCGAAGCCCTCGAGCGCCTGCGCGCCCTGGTGCGCAACCTAGGGGCCTATCCGATGGATCTGGCCCCCGAGCTGCACGACCGATTGGTGGCCCGGGTTTCGCACCTTCCTTACCTGCTGGCGGTGGGGCTCAACCGGATGGTCGCTCAGGATGAGCACCGGGACCTCTTGATGTTTCTGGCGGCGGGGGGCTTCCGCGACCTTACCCGGGTGGCCTCGGGCTCCCCGCGCATGAGCCGGGACATGGTAGTGGCCAATCGGGCAGCGCTGCAGGGTGCCATCGAGGATTTGCGGGCCATCTTGCTCGAGTTGGAAAACCAGCTCGAGGACCCCGAAACCTTGCTCGCTACCGCCGAGGAAGCCAAGCGCACCCGCGACGCCTTGCCTATCGTCAAGCGGAGCCTGCTTCCGGTGATGAACGAACTGGTGGTACAGGTACCCGATAAACCCGGCCAGATCGCCCGTGTTTCGACCGCCTTGGGCGAAGCGGGGATCAATATCAAGAACTTCGAGGTGCTGGCCATCCGCGACGAAGGCGGAGCCATTCGGATGGGATTCGGCAGCCTGGAAGAGCGCGAGGCTGCCAAAAAAGTACTCGAAGGAATCGGATACAAGGTGCGCTGA
- a CDS encoding hotdog fold thioesterase, with protein MNFHNLPKETLIETLGIRVTEASPDRVVAEMEVTPKVHQPFGFLHGGASVALAETVASIGAYLAAPEGHTSFGLEINANHLRSMQSGKVQAVATPFHKGRTTQVWNIEIRDEQGRLICVSRCTLAIVPMDRQGSNS; from the coding sequence ATGAACTTCCACAACCTTCCCAAAGAAACCCTGATCGAGACCCTGGGGATCCGTGTAACCGAAGCCAGCCCCGACCGGGTGGTGGCCGAGATGGAGGTGACCCCCAAGGTGCACCAGCCCTTTGGCTTTTTGCACGGCGGGGCTAGCGTAGCCTTAGCCGAGACCGTAGCCAGCATCGGGGCCTATCTGGCCGCCCCCGAGGGGCACACCTCGTTCGGGCTCGAGATCAATGCCAACCACCTCCGTTCGATGCAGTCCGGCAAGGTGCAAGCCGTCGCTACCCCGTTCCACAAGGGCCGCACCACCCAGGTCTGGAACATCGAGATTCGCGACGAGCAGGGCCGGCTGATCTGCGTTTCCCGCTGTACGCTGGCCATTGTCCCCATGGACCGGCAAGGCAGCAATTCCTAG
- a CDS encoding alpha/beta fold hydrolase, with translation MEQVVLMPGYLAPPAGFRVLAKALSGFDVSELERFPTAPQAYQEWRTRVPRNAHLVAFAEASWAAIHLAAESEAHSLSVFGPIVRVDAALEARLRALKTAHATGFAAFVEAAKPWFFGAYFLEHGQEPIAAWAEGLADLDLGQWIGGMLELPDGRKALRRLRCPVLVGIGAEDVFTPSRCAQEVVDWVPANERGLGAVRVSLEGCGHLAPWENPAEAASLVEGFIRGAGSLGGEAPVWDDPRWG, from the coding sequence GTGGAGCAGGTCGTCCTGATGCCCGGTTATCTGGCCCCACCCGCAGGCTTTCGTGTGCTAGCTAAGGCGCTTTCGGGATTTGACGTCAGCGAACTGGAGCGTTTCCCTACCGCTCCCCAGGCCTACCAGGAGTGGCGGACTCGAGTCCCACGCAACGCCCATTTGGTTGCTTTTGCCGAGGCCTCTTGGGCTGCGATTCACCTCGCCGCCGAGAGCGAGGCCCACAGCCTGAGTGTGTTCGGCCCCATCGTGCGGGTAGATGCCGCGCTCGAGGCCCGGCTACGGGCGCTAAAAACTGCTCACGCGACGGGTTTCGCTGCCTTCGTGGAAGCGGCCAAACCCTGGTTTTTCGGGGCGTATTTTCTCGAGCACGGCCAAGAACCCATCGCCGCTTGGGCCGAGGGCCTAGCCGACCTGGACCTGGGCCAGTGGATCGGAGGGATGCTCGAGCTTCCCGATGGGCGAAAAGCTTTGCGGCGGCTGCGATGCCCGGTGTTGGTAGGGATTGGGGCCGAGGATGTGTTCACTCCCTCGCGCTGCGCTCAGGAAGTGGTGGACTGGGTTCCCGCCAACGAGCGGGGCCTGGGTGCGGTGCGGGTGAGCCTGGAGGGCTGTGGCCACCTAGCCCCCTGGGAGAACCCGGCGGAGGCCGCCTCACTGGTGGAGGGTTTCATCCGGGGCGCGGGCAGCTTGGGCGGGGAAGCCCCGGTTTGGGACGACCCCCGGTGGGGCTAA
- a CDS encoding alpha/beta fold hydrolase, which produces MYLNLYGLNLVYDVHGKGEPVLLVAETAQAWADAFPIPPGYRFLLPDLPGFGRSEGPPMTPEELAEYPLALVTMLNLGRPKIGARGRGERVGKLVADRLGTDFRVIQDRGDLERWLAAR; this is translated from the coding sequence ATGTATCTGAACCTGTACGGCCTCAACCTGGTCTACGACGTGCACGGCAAGGGAGAGCCAGTGCTCTTGGTGGCTGAGACCGCCCAAGCTTGGGCCGACGCGTTTCCCATACCTCCGGGCTACCGTTTCCTGCTGCCTGACCTGCCGGGGTTTGGCCGCAGCGAAGGCCCGCCGATGACCCCGGAAGAACTGGCCGAATACCCGCTGGCGCTGGTAACGATGCTCAACCTGGGAAGGCCAAAGATCGGGGCTCGAGGGCGGGGGGAGAGGGTAGGCAAGCTCGTGGCCGACCGGCTAGGAACCGATTTTCGGGTGATCCAAGATCGGGGAGACCTCGAGCGCTGGTTGGCGGCGAGGTGA
- the truD gene encoding tRNA pseudouridine(13) synthase TruD, producing MIPDLTFDFDRYPYLCADLTGTGGRIRGENRDFQVEEVPAYTPSGEGEHLYLFVEKEGLTTRAVFEFIRDALAIPEAGIGVAGLKDKRALTRQWISIPAKYGGRVKGLEGLPGVRVLEQGLHTNKLRIGHLRGNRFRILIRDVAVQDAKFLAEAVLRRLEAQGVPNYFGPQRFGIGGLNPQKGYELVSRGKGRGNPWLKKFLIASLQSLLFNDWLALRLKRGLYDRVVRGDVAKKHDSGGEFVVVDPELENPRAARLEISAMGPLYGKKYFEAEAEARALEDEILARYALRREQFAARKGARRVIRFPLTEWSVNEDPQGIWISFFLPKGAYATAVLREVMKTNPEAGEIEADEGEA from the coding sequence GTGATTCCCGACCTGACCTTCGACTTTGACCGCTACCCCTATCTCTGCGCCGACCTAACGGGGACGGGGGGGCGTATCCGCGGGGAAAACCGAGACTTCCAAGTAGAAGAAGTCCCCGCCTACACGCCCTCGGGGGAAGGCGAGCACCTCTACTTGTTCGTGGAGAAGGAGGGGCTTACTACCCGGGCCGTCTTCGAGTTTATCCGGGACGCCCTGGCCATCCCCGAAGCGGGGATTGGCGTGGCCGGGCTCAAGGACAAACGCGCCCTAACGCGGCAGTGGATCAGCATCCCGGCCAAGTACGGGGGGCGGGTAAAGGGCCTCGAGGGGCTTCCCGGAGTGCGCGTCCTCGAGCAGGGTCTCCACACTAACAAGCTGCGCATCGGGCACCTCCGGGGAAACCGCTTTCGCATCCTGATCCGAGATGTAGCCGTCCAAGACGCCAAATTCCTGGCGGAAGCGGTCCTGCGGCGGCTCGAGGCCCAGGGCGTCCCTAACTACTTCGGTCCCCAACGCTTCGGGATCGGCGGGCTGAACCCGCAAAAAGGCTATGAGCTGGTGAGTCGGGGCAAAGGCCGGGGTAACCCTTGGCTCAAGAAATTTCTCATCGCCAGCCTGCAAAGCCTGCTCTTCAACGACTGGCTGGCGCTCCGGCTGAAGCGCGGCCTCTACGACCGGGTAGTACGCGGCGACGTCGCCAAGAAGCACGACTCCGGCGGGGAGTTTGTGGTCGTAGACCCCGAACTCGAGAACCCCCGGGCCGCTCGGCTCGAGATCAGCGCGATGGGGCCACTGTACGGGAAGAAATACTTCGAGGCCGAAGCCGAAGCGCGGGCGCTCGAGGACGAAATCCTGGCCCGCTACGCCCTACGCCGCGAGCAGTTCGCGGCCCGCAAGGGAGCCCGGCGGGTGATCCGCTTTCCTCTAACCGAGTGGTCCGTGAACGAAGACCCCCAGGGCATCTGGATCAGCTTTTTTCTCCCCAAGGGAGCCTACGCGACCGCGGTGCTACGCGAGGTCATGAAAACCAACCCGGAAGCAGGCGAGATCGAGGCAGACGAGGGCGAAGCATAA